The Rhopalosiphum maidis isolate BTI-1 chromosome 2, ASM367621v3, whole genome shotgun sequence genome segment accactaaCACCATCCCCACAACCCCTGTACCGACTACCCCGACCGCCACACCCGCGTTTCCGCAATACTCTTGTCACGGAGACTTCTTTGCGCAAAAGGGAGAACGTGTGTGCGTCGATTATGATATGgggttgttttattttctctcTCTATCTCTCTCTATCTCTCTCTcgcttatatacattataaaatgttatgtacaCAATCATCGCACTCAGCACTCGCGAGGTTTCCATTCGAGCGTTGTTACCATcgcgataataatttataggtagtgTATAACACGTATACGCGCACGGTCCTTTGAAACGGGGCTTCTCTTTGCACGCCACCGCGACGGCGGTGTTTTcgagtaggtattaaaaattagtattaaaaccGCGATGATCCAGTcgtatcgtatattattttaatgaatccGTTCATTCATCTGAACATTTTTGTAATGGCGCGCGAACACGTTTTGACGAACGCTCGCGTCGTGTGCTATACGTACTCATTATGGGATAAGTATACCTGCGATCATGTCGACGGCGGTAATAATGCCATTGAACTCTGTGCACAATGTGTACAATCACTTATCGTCGTTTTCGTCCGTGATCAAGACCAATCAACTCATTAACGTTCAATTTCTCGCGGTACTTACGTTATTACTTAGTATTATCATCGATAAAACACCTATTTTTAACGCtatttaaacagtttattatacacgtttacactattatagactattatagtgtattaaaGTAGtcgattatttttgatttttaatcaccatattgattatatgaacaaataaacacatttaatttaatttttctctataattaataagttattcgGTCAATTATTTGGTTGTTATTTcactaaatgtattattatttattgagtacttgtaaataagtttattaattcGTATGTACAAAAATTCCTACCTAATACTATTTAGTGTTTCAATTTACATTagagtaatttttatagtgttaAATTGATATGTTGAAATAGTAAACaataacacaaattaaaaagaaaaaaattctttaaataccTAACAAAACaacagaataaatatataaaaaacaacaagatattatattttaagtgaacaaattcattatacattaattgttttgaacatatttttatttcttcaaaGAATGATTTATCACAAAtagtttgattataaatatatcacattatgatgaaatataataatataggtatcattataatatgaaaatattaaaaaaatgtatggtcTCTACTAATAAATTTCTCACCGATAATAATCTATTGAACAATAGGTGTATTTCTTATCaaaacactaaatattatatttcgattttaattaagttaaatttagttattattaactgtagttaatgagtaatttatttttattctcactaaatttaacaaatttataactattcattaattatacgCGCCTAGCCTtggatatttgtaaaataaaataaataaaacgttcTTTACTTGTACATGCACTATACCAttaacatatgtatatacttaaacatacaatataaaactaatatttagtttaaatattacatttttaaataattttgataaattaattaattaacttttaaaataaataaataatatgttttttttttcgggggGATATGGTCCGAGTGAAGAATCAAGGTTTCCAGACAGGTCGAGGTTAAGTCAGTCCTGTAACTGGCTTcgcataaacaaaatattgtattttacattttagagtatgattatcaaaaaaaaaataatatatatatatgtgcagCCATAAtgaacatactattatatatatatatatatatatatatatgacacacgaataaaaataattacaataaacaatatttatctattattatttatacatattacgatgaacattaaaatacatgcattatataggtaacatGTATACGGTATATCATCCACCACGGTTGTCGGTTATACGGTTGCCTATGTAAATCCTTTGATAGGATATTCATgatcacaatattaataatattatatttttttaatgtcgttaaacataataatattataccagtaATTTCCTAAATATACTAACACACAATAACACTACACTTTATACATTTCGTCATGTATACATTGGTGTTTTTCAACACACGGTACACCCACGTTTACcgctgaaaataaaatatgatcacataaaatacatttaaatgcgTGTTTCGaccatttatcatattttgattGATACACCTGCTTGCTACGAGCCTCGAAGATGTTATTgcgtatgttttttttacttatacatatttattaggtattataaatttaagatttttacgcTAGGTACCTAGTATTTTCGAAAATtctttgtacaattattaccaaattaaatattgtacaaattgtGTAATTTGGCAACCGAAAGAATGACccttgcatattattattctacaatcaaataaatcaatattatttcataagaacatattttccatcgcttaaaatgtaaattaatacagtgctattattattatattatacaatatattattatatatcgctCATTTAGGTACATTATTGCGTTTGAAACAGGTATTGTGTTAAAAGCTATTTTACCGTTTCAATGGGAACATTCAAATTCATGTTTTGAAACCAAACCTATATCGGTAATAGGTATCTCCAAATAATTGTCATAATCGTATAATCGTACAATTatcttaatgtaatttttgtattttagcaATGAAAATCATTTGTGCGGTATTCGCCGCGGTCATTGTTGGGCAGTTGGCTATGCCGTACGCGTCTGTGTACGGGAGTGCCGACGCTAAACGACTGTATGACGATCTGCTCAGTAACTACAACAGACTCATCAGACCCGTCGGCAACAACTCTGACCGGTTGACGGTTAAAATGGGTCTAAAACTGTCGCAAATCATCGAAGTAGTAAGTTTTAGTCTAACGATGAATTATCATAACGGCGAGTcctgaataatattgtattgtataaagtataatattattatctactattGTCTCAATAAAGTAGAAGTTCCGTACTGCAATTGttatttactacatttttaatatgggTAACTACTTTATTTCTATTACTTCGTGATTTCCAATTTTTCTATTCCCGAAAAACCGAATGAAAACATATTGATTTAAGATTCATACATttcgaacatttttttttttggatacgtataataaaatatatactatttaatgtaCATGTACGTGCACGCTTTGACAActgtaataaaaagttttacgaTCAATACAAAAAAGATGATTTGGCATTTTTTTCGAATAATCCACTGATCTGtagaaatcaatattatacgtttcgtTGCACTGCAGTCTATTATATCGTTTACATtgatttgataaaagaatacGCCACAGTTTAATTTAAAGCTGTTTTGattagtttattgtttattacagTTGTTGACAAATTTGAtacaaaaatgtgaaaaatgtatataaatatattatacatacataatattacatttttaaataattcaattcagCTTGTACTTACTGTATAAAGTGATATGTTTTGGTAAATCATCACGATCACAGCATGGTTCCATTAACGTTCGTTGATGGTGGAGAATTACAGAAGAGTGGTGGTAAGAAAAGAGGAAAGagagattattaaaataataacattggcACAGGTTAATCCGTTTGCAACTATATGTGGACTGAACCTGTATACTGcacaaacaatacaataacattaatttataaaatattattgtatattgttgcaataatgtttctaaatatacacattttatagtaggtattatgttatttaataattgttgtggtaattattataatatatgcgtaaaaaaatgtgtataagtaattttacttaatatacaaaagtatcattatgatttattataattattgttttaatatattattttattttatgaccgCGTAaactcattattatcatttaaaataaatgttattattacgttgCCATTTGGgcgtttttcattaaaatttgaccGGTTTTACTAACGTTTCGTTTAAAACGAATCCAAAGTTTAAATCTTCTTGTCAATATTTCCTATTGACAGCACTTAATCATTTCGGAAAGTTGCTTGACGTTTGTGACTTATACTGATGTGAATTTCAGTGGACAGTTAGGATTAATAACGTTCTGTTTtcaaagaattaataattaatcactgCACACTTTCAATTACTCTATcccacaaaataatataacgtatgacaaatattatatatttcgatGTAAATgacaatctaaaaaaaaaaaaaaaatactataggtatttttatttagatttaaactaTGTGTAAtcattaacaattattgattgtgaactatactaatataagttatatttttttctagaattTAAGAAATCAAATTATGACGACAAACGTCTGGGTCGAACAAGtaagaaataagaaatatttacgagaaatgtatagtatattttatgttaaaattgtattttatattttttaggaatgGAATGACTATAAACTTAAATGGAATCCCGAAGATTACGGAGGAGTAGATACTTTACACGTACCATCCGAGCATATTTGGTTGCCAGACATAGTATTGTACAACAAGTAGGTTTGatgtgaaatttaaatattatttacactaaTTTGATTTTGACTTAATTATTCTTAACAGTAGAACGTgacatacttaataatatgtgatagacttttatgaaaaaaaaaaatgaatgataatttattgttttcctatattttatgaataatgatgtgactgttatataatatataaatagttagatTAGGCTAGGTACATTACAATGTAACAGcaaacatttgaattattatttaagctcATTTAAATCTCTAAAacgaatttattatctatttgatgaattatgtgtaatttttaataagaataaaacgaATAAGACTAaagagtttataaaataagttatgatttctgtataataatatatagtttatactttaagacaatttttaaaagttaaaaatggacattgtagttatattttaataatttaataacattctaaaaaaaaccaagaaatgtataataactaattaaaacataataaatgcaCTATACGACTAATGTTATGTCATACTATTGATTACCAAGATACTGCAAGGACCATGGCTGATCCAACTGAATTCAAGAGGTGATAACCACGGAATAAAGTGGTATTTGTCAAACTATTTGATAATTTGCATGTATAGCCTTGTAAATTCAGTTAATATCACACATTTCAATCAATAATTctgattatacctataaattataaacagtgTACAATACTAAATTTGTAAGTAGCGTTATTCACTGTTtcgtataaagtaaaaaataacgtttttatacCATAGTCTAAGGGTAGCGTACGAACTACAAATCAACTGtaacatacaaatttaagcaacagtaataatagtttatttttaagtaattcaatggatattttaatattatatttaaatgtatcaaaaCGCATGGAAGTAAATTGTATGATTTACTATGTAAACCACCGAGTTCCGTCGCCATAATTTTGACACcaattaataaagaaatttatacacacacagcTACAGTAAAGCgcacaaattataattggaCTGTTTGTATAAAAACGATTCTTAAGCATGTATCTTTGGATACGCATTGTATTTGCTACAACAGCCTCATTTCTTGTAAATGGTGTGGGTAAAGACTACATTAATGGaactataactaaatattcaaatattatatagtatactatatacctattattataggtcACCGATATTCTGATACTCATAATACACTCGGTATTTCTCTACTATATCGTGTACCGTGTTTCCCGCGTTCTTGATTTTATTCTCGTTAATCATCGGAGTTtgcaaaattaaacatatacaaattaaagtaTGAAATCAAACGCTGTACATTAATTACGTTTTTGTATCGTATCCAATCTAGTTATCAGTAAAGTCAGAACGACAGAACAAACACGGGCAGCGTGGGTTATGCGGTACACGTTGAAACATCgaccttatatattattgttagttgAACAGGGTGAGGTTTTTGGTAAGTGATTAATTCACGTGGCtcgtattttaatgatttttaatttttctaaaatctcTTTATCCTCAACCCGTTACCGTATCGCCCGTATCTATTTATCACTATACGCGTGGGACGAAGTATCTTGAcatcaatgatatattattcgtaattcgctatacatattataagtgtataaaatgtatttacataatattttaatcactattattattataatatttggagTATTATAAAGCACTTTCTAAATCAGAGTATAGCGCAAgcatattaggtattatgtgtatcatagtattataatatcgtcgtCACAATACCATTCGTCTCGTCACACTATTATTGAAATACGTAGTTAAATAGttctattacatttaaaaatatctgttaaaactatgaaatattaatattactattttgagTATATAAACGAACGTAGGCTTATAGTTTTCAGAacatgttgtattatatacttctggaatttgtttgattataatattatcgtgatATAGGGATATTTAACCCCCTATAATTACTTTAGTTTGATaaccaatattatttggtttgaAACGAAAATTTTTGGTCGATTATTTCACTGTCAGAAACGCTAATAATTTTGCACAACACTAacgaaaaatgtgttttattaatgCGATTTACAGCGCTGACGGCAATTACGAAGTGACGATCATGACGAAAGCAATACTGCACTATACGGGAAAAGTCGTGTGGAAGCCGCCGGCCATTTACAAATCGTTCTGCGAAATAAACGTCGAGTATTTCCCGTTTGACGAGCAGACGTGTTCAATGAAGTTTGGATCGTGGACGTACGACGGATACATGGTGAGAAACCGCGCTAGCGATAGCGGCCGGGTGGTGCTCTCGACGTGACGTACGTCCGAAATGTTTTCTTTGTCGGTCGGTGAAAAGGTAATTTTCCGGGGAGAGACGGTCACGGGAAAAGTAGTCTCACACTAAAGTACGAGTTGATTGATTGAACCACATTTTGTATTGTTGATATTGGACGTGAATCGTCGTCGGCACCGcagttaatgatattattattattattacataaatataatattatagttgatacatatatatgtgtattatattatatatacatttttttttattcaccaCAAACGTGCAGTCACATTTCGGTAGAGCTCGTATCATAGCACAATGATATGTACTTACGCAgtttaatatttgtcatttttttttttttttttgcattttctcTCGCTTTCCCGTGTTTTCCACGTCGACACAGATGGATTTGCGGCACATTTCACAGGCGCCCGACTCGGACGTGATCGAAGTGGGCATTGACCTGCAGGACTACTACCTGTCGGTCGAGTGGGACATCATGGGCGTGCCGGCCGTGAGACATGAAAAGTTTTACGTCTGTTGTGAGGAACCGTACCTGGACATATTCTTCAACATCACGCTTCGGAGGAAAACGCTGTTCTACACGGTCAACTTGATCATACCGTGTGTGGGCATATCGTTCTTGTCCGTGTTGGTGTTTTACCTGCCGTCAGAGTCCGGCGAAAAGGTATCGCTCTGCATATCGATATTGCTTTCGCTCACCGTGTTCTTCCTGTTGCTGGTCGAGATTATACCGCCCACGTCGCTCACCGTGCCATTGCTGGGCAAATACCTACTCTTCACCATGGTCCTGGTCACGCTGTCCGTGTTTGTCACCGTTGCCGTTCTGAACGTTAACTTCAGGTAAACGCGcatgtaattattgtttatctttTAAGGTGTTCATCTATAGTCCGACGATCGCGgcaaatagtaaaattgtagACGTTTCATACGCACGTCGTTTTCGTGTGGCTGTGTGACTAATGCAACTGTATACGTTACGCAATTCACACTATGACATCAAATATTCAGCCACGGTGAGGGGGGGGGGTGAGGGGAAGTAATTCAAATTTGTTACCCTAGATGCAGAAAATCAGTACGCTGACTagtgactatattataatttctgataatattatataaaaaaacgcaACGATATAAGTCGTCTTGTTGTaagatagtaattttttttttatcagtaatgtaagata includes the following:
- the LOC113553677 gene encoding acetylcholine receptor subunit alpha-like 1, whose protein sequence is MKIICAVFAAVIVGQLAMPYASVYGSADAKRLYDDLLSNYNRLIRPVGNNSDRLTVKMGLKLSQIIEVNLRNQIMTTNVWVEQEWNDYKLKWNPEDYGGVDTLHVPSEHIWLPDIVLYNNADGNYEVTIMTKAILHYTGKVVWKPPAIYKSFCEINVEYFPFDEQTCSMKFGSWTYDGYMMDLRHISQAPDSDVIEVGIDLQDYYLSVEWDIMGVPAVRHEKFYVCCEEPYLDIFFNITLRRKTLFYTVNLIIPCVGISFLSVLVFYLPSESGEKVSLCISILLSLTVFFLLLVEIIPPTSLTVPLLGKYLLFTMVLVTLSVFVTVAVLNVNFRSPVTHKMRPWVVKLFIQILPKVLFIERPKKGDSIDDDDDDDDEKHGEILSGVFDVPSEIDKYLDYNRGYSFDYDVPPPLPSSRYTGPRAGGVNGGAGVSAGAGAVTGSNDTVVNMASDEDEDAIELDAEDEYDDMFSPTTTTDDGLASPTFESHHHHHQHQHGCPVDQQPRHDPAMQTIQDAKFIAQHVKNQDKFDEIIEDWQYVAMVLDRLFLWIFTCACLIGTALIIFQAPALYDKTKPIDVVYSKIAKKKLQAIL